A genomic region of Metopolophium dirhodum isolate CAU chromosome 1, ASM1992520v1, whole genome shotgun sequence contains the following coding sequences:
- the LOC132938288 gene encoding uncharacterized protein LOC132938288: MPKINSSTNVDANGRRLTKLAQKLAVMFMQSFVTAVFVFVLLTFAYYLHLRCRSTASAAVAGNFSYYDDTDGSGSRASVPAEQIVNVTASDFCSVVSRDLYTLEQMGYVDETRRVSKLLSLDLGGSQDVYYVFVNTTHVPWTVACSLESALGAVGNVGRVNVFVVSGMEFVRIDNRCGLTQPVSLLSILIDLTNKYGNHRLNVMHVNLDDMLEFSPFQSMGLNKRPALAKFTVELVLLWQFGGTVLDGDMVAIRGSVYRATDTAVEYGDLTVSSPATCHPFVYDAMVCTKSYALLYRPFMADTSLRIFEKAVEWSGRGADDVRRVRDSVVCRDGVVGDQCHYVHRADVDFIHRYCPTV; encoded by the exons ATGCCGAAAATTAACAGTAGCACGAACGTCGATGCCAACGGTCGACGGCTGACCAAGTTAGCACAAAAGCTCGCGGTTATGTTCATGCAGTCCTTCGTCACGGCGGTGTTCGTGTTCGTCCTGCTGACGTTCGCGTATTACCTGCACTTGCGGTGCAGGTCCACAGCGTCGGCGGCGGTTGCGGGTAACTTCTCGTACTACGACGACACCGACGGTTCGGGGTCTCGCGCCTCGGTGCCGGCGGAGCAGATCGTCAACGTCACGGCCAGTGACTTCTGTTCGGTCGTGTCCAGGGACCTGTACACGCTGGAACAGATGGGCTACGTGGACGAGACTCGCCGCGTGTCCAAGCTGCTGTCCCTGGACCTCGGTGGCTCACAGGACGTGTATTACGTGTTTGTCAACACCACGCACGTGCCGTGGACGGTCGCATGTTCGCTAGAGTCAGCCCTGGGCGCTGTTGGCAATGTCGGCCGCGTAAATGTGTTCGTCGTCAGTGGAATGGAATTCGTTCGAATCGATAACAGATGCGGCCTAACGCAGCCG GTGTCGCTGTTGTCGATTCTTATCGACCTGACAAACAAGTACGGTAACCACCGGTTAAACGTGATGCACGTCAACCTTGACGATATGCTGGAGTTTTCGCCGTTCCAGTCAATGGGCCTCAACAAGCGTCCCGCGCTCGCCAAGTTTACCGTGGAGCTGGTGCTGCTCTGGCAGTTCGGCGGCACGGTGCTGGACGGCGACATGGTGGCGATCCGAGGGTCCGTGTACCGTGCGACCGACACCGCTGTCGAGTACGGCGACTTGACCGTCAGCTCGCCGGCCACCTGTCACCCGTTCGTGTACGATGCTATGGTGTGCACCAAGAGCTACGCGCTGCTTTACAGACCGTTCATGGCTGACACCAGCCTCAGGATCTTCGAAAAGGCGGTGGAATGGTCGGGGCGCGGCGCCGACGACGTCCGGCGTGTGCGCGACAGTGTGGTGTGCCGGGACGGCGTGGTCGGCGACCAATGCCATTACGTACACCGAGCCGACGTCGACTTCATACACCGCTACTGCCCAACCGTCTAA